In Coprobacter tertius, the following proteins share a genomic window:
- a CDS encoding response regulator transcription factor, whose product MKILIVEDEPSLREIMQRALIQERYVVEAVGTFSEADAKIAGYSYDCILLDIMLPDGNGLKLLERIKELRKRENVIIISARDSLEDKVLGLEQGADDYLPKPFHTAELKARIKSVLRRGRSGGELVLSQGNVSLEPESRRVTIDGKDLPLLKKEFDILFYFMQRPNHLVDKSVLAEAVWGDHADQADSFHFVYSQMKNLRHKLIEARATVEIKAIYGFGYKLVSSES is encoded by the coding sequence ATGAAAATTCTTATTGTAGAAGACGAGCCCTCTTTAAGAGAGATAATGCAACGGGCTCTTATTCAGGAACGGTATGTAGTAGAAGCTGTCGGCACATTTTCCGAAGCTGATGCTAAAATTGCGGGATACAGCTATGATTGCATCTTGCTCGATATAATGTTGCCCGATGGCAATGGTCTTAAATTACTCGAACGTATAAAGGAATTACGTAAACGTGAAAATGTAATTATAATTTCGGCTCGCGATTCTCTTGAAGATAAAGTTTTGGGATTGGAGCAAGGGGCCGACGATTATCTTCCCAAGCCATTTCATACAGCTGAACTCAAAGCTCGTATTAAAAGTGTTTTACGTCGTGGACGAAGTGGGGGAGAACTTGTACTTTCGCAAGGAAATGTTTCTCTCGAACCGGAAAGTCGGCGGGTGACGATAGACGGGAAAGATCTTCCTTTACTTAAAAAAGAATTCGATATTCTTTTTTATTTCATGCAACGTCCCAATCATTTGGTAGATAAGTCGGTGTTAGCAGAAGCTGTATGGGGAGATCATGCCGACCAGGCAGACAGTTTTCATTTTGTGTATTCCCAAATGAAAAACTTACGACATAAACTTATCGAAGCCCGGGCAACGGTTGAAATAAAAGCTATATACGGATTTGGGTACAAACTTGTTTCTTCGGAATCTTAA
- a CDS encoding LysR family transcriptional regulator — protein sequence MSDFRLKVFISVAKNLSFTKASKELFVSQPAITKHIQELETQYQVSLFERLGNRIKLTKAGEILLEHSERIIDDYKRLEYELNLLHNTHSGELRLGASTTISQYVIPALLACFLEKFPNVRLSLLSGNTREIESALAEHRIDLGVVEGIQRTTGMKYMPFMEDELVLITSTRSRLSRFDEISLYDLPGIPLVLRERGSGTLDVFESVLQQYAIKLSSLNVQMFLGSTESIKNYLEYSDCMGVVSIRALQQELTAGKFKIIELKEARINRQFCFVQHYGQEAGLASAFMQFASHNKKL from the coding sequence ATGTCCGATTTCAGACTGAAGGTTTTTATCAGTGTAGCGAAAAATTTGAGCTTTACAAAAGCTTCGAAAGAACTTTTTGTTAGTCAACCTGCGATAACGAAACATATACAGGAATTGGAAACCCAATATCAGGTTTCTTTATTCGAAAGATTAGGGAATCGGATAAAATTGACTAAAGCGGGGGAAATATTGCTCGAACATAGTGAGCGTATTATTGATGATTACAAACGACTCGAATATGAGTTGAATTTGTTGCATAACACTCATTCGGGAGAGTTGCGTTTAGGAGCAAGTACTACAATTTCACAATATGTAATTCCGGCATTATTAGCATGTTTTCTTGAAAAATTTCCAAATGTCAGACTTTCTTTATTGAGTGGTAATACCCGAGAAATAGAGTCCGCTCTTGCCGAACATCGTATCGATTTGGGAGTAGTTGAGGGAATTCAGCGTACAACCGGAATGAAATATATGCCCTTTATGGAAGACGAACTGGTACTCATAACCAGTACTCGAAGCCGATTATCACGGTTCGATGAAATTAGTTTGTATGATTTGCCCGGAATTCCATTGGTTCTTCGGGAGAGAGGTTCGGGAACGCTCGATGTTTTTGAATCTGTTTTACAGCAATATGCGATAAAGCTTTCCTCATTAAACGTACAAATGTTTTTGGGAAGTACCGAAAGTATAAAGAATTATCTCGAATATTCAGACTGTATGGGTGTTGTTTCGATCAGGGCATTGCAGCAAGAACTTACAGCTGGAAAATTTAAAATTATCGAACTGAAAGAGGCACGTATCAATAGACAATTTTGTTTTGTACAACATTATGGGCAGGAGGCCGGACTTGCTTCTGCATTTATGCAGTTTGCATCTCATAATAAAAAGTTGTAA
- a CDS encoding DNA-directed RNA polymerase subunit omega — MDYKKTNAPTNTVTRDMMALSSDTGNVYETVAIIGKRANQIAVEMKADLEKKLQEFASFNDNLEEVFENREQIEISRYYEKLPKPTLIATQEYIEGRVYHKNPAKEKENL, encoded by the coding sequence ATGGATTACAAAAAGACCAATGCGCCAACTAACACCGTAACACGTGATATGATGGCTTTGTCCAGTGATACGGGCAATGTATACGAAACGGTGGCAATTATCGGTAAGAGAGCTAATCAAATAGCTGTCGAAATGAAAGCTGATCTCGAGAAAAAATTACAGGAGTTCGCTTCTTTTAATGATAACCTCGAAGAGGTATTTGAAAATCGTGAGCAGATCGAAATTTCGAGGTATTATGAAAAACTTCCTAAACCGACGTTGATCGCAACTCAAGAGTACATAGAGGGACGGGTATATCATAAGAATCCTGCAAAAGAAAAGGAAAATCTTTAA
- a CDS encoding outer membrane protein assembly factor BamD — protein MMKKTLYLLVLVLCITSCGEYNKILKSTDNDLKYEYAKKYFDQKKYSRAYTLLSDLVTPFKGTDKAEESLYLLARSYFLAKDYVTSGEYFTTYYKSYPRGQYAELARFYAGYGYYLDSPEARLDQSGTYKAIDELQMFLEYYPNSEKAKEAQDIIIELQEKLAEKELYSVQLYYNLGFLMGKNNYEAAVITAQNALKDYPYSKYSQDFSFLILKSKYEEALHSIDAKKEDRFREVIDEYYGFVNDYPDSPNMKEAKKIFSVANKYVKD, from the coding sequence ATGATGAAAAAAACTCTGTATTTACTGGTTCTGGTTCTGTGCATTACATCGTGCGGAGAGTATAATAAAATACTCAAAAGTACAGATAATGATCTGAAATACGAATACGCAAAAAAATATTTCGACCAGAAAAAGTATTCGAGAGCATATACCTTATTATCTGATTTGGTTACACCTTTTAAAGGAACCGATAAAGCAGAAGAATCGTTGTATCTTTTGGCACGCAGTTATTTCTTAGCTAAAGATTATGTTACTTCTGGAGAATATTTTACTACATACTATAAAAGTTATCCGAGAGGGCAATATGCCGAGTTGGCTCGTTTTTATGCCGGCTACGGTTATTATCTCGATTCTCCCGAGGCTCGTCTCGATCAATCGGGGACTTATAAAGCGATCGATGAATTACAGATGTTTCTCGAATACTATCCCAATAGTGAAAAAGCAAAAGAAGCACAGGATATAATCATAGAACTTCAGGAGAAACTGGCCGAAAAAGAACTTTATAGTGTACAGCTATATTATAATTTGGGATTCCTGATGGGGAAAAACAATTATGAGGCTGCCGTTATAACGGCTCAGAATGCTCTCAAGGATTATCCGTACTCGAAATATAGTCAGGATTTCTCTTTTCTGATTTTAAAATCGAAATACGAAGAGGCCCTGCATAGTATCGATGCAAAGAAGGAAGATCGTTTTAGAGAAGTAATAGATGAATATTACGGTTTTGTAAATGATTATCCCGACTCTCCCAATATGAAGGAGGCGAAGAAGATATTCAGTGTAGCGAATAAATATGTTAAAGATTAA
- a CDS encoding ACT domain-containing protein, translating into MIIKQLSVFLENKAGRINEVTTVLGEAGINLSAFSMAENAEFGILRVIVSDPDKAYKILKENHFAVTLTDVVCLNCPNTPGALSKALGYLSEAGVFIEYMYAFASGDVAHIVIRPNNIENCIEVLHSHSLELMAAHQLYRL; encoded by the coding sequence ATGATTATAAAACAGTTATCGGTATTCCTCGAAAATAAGGCGGGGCGTATAAATGAAGTGACTACGGTGCTTGGTGAGGCGGGTATAAATTTATCGGCGTTCAGTATGGCTGAAAATGCTGAATTCGGTATTTTGAGGGTTATCGTATCCGATCCTGATAAAGCGTATAAGATATTAAAGGAAAATCATTTTGCCGTAACCCTTACCGATGTGGTTTGCCTGAATTGTCCGAATACTCCGGGTGCCCTTTCTAAAGCATTGGGATACCTTTCTGAGGCAGGTGTTTTTATCGAGTATATGTACGCATTTGCGTCGGGAGATGTGGCACACATCGTTATACGGCCTAATAATATTGAAAATTGTATAGAAGTGTTGCATAGCCATAGTCTCGAATTAATGGCTGCACATCAATTATATCGGTTATGA
- a CDS encoding phenylacetate--CoA ligase family protein, translating into MIWNETMECMKRDDMRKLQGIRLKKTVERVYHNTPFYRKKMQEVGLTPNDINSIDDIVKLPFTTKQDLRDNYPFGLFAVPMSEIVRLHASSGTTGRPTVVGYTRQDLVTWAEAVARCLSAYGTDKNDIFHVSYGYGLFTGGLGLHYGVENLGATVIPMSSGNTAKQIQLMHDFGPTAIACTPSYALYLADAIRDSGIPREEFKLRVGMFGAEPWTENMRKEIETKLGIKAYDIYGLSEVMGPGVSHECECQNGAHISEDHFYPEIIDPDTFDPVAPGQQGELVFTTITKEGLPLLRYRTKDLCSLIYDKCECGRTTVRMTRIKGRSDDMLIIRGVNVFPSQVESVILELEEFEPHYMLVVDRKNNLDTLEVQVEVRENYYSDEISQMMELKKKIGHRLQSVLGLAATIKLVEPRSLARSEGKSKRVIDNRKME; encoded by the coding sequence ATGATCTGGAATGAAACGATGGAGTGCATGAAGCGTGACGACATGCGTAAATTGCAAGGAATAAGACTGAAAAAGACCGTTGAACGTGTATATCATAATACTCCTTTTTATCGAAAAAAAATGCAGGAAGTCGGATTGACTCCCAACGACATAAATAGTATCGACGATATCGTTAAACTCCCATTTACTACAAAACAGGATTTACGGGATAATTATCCTTTTGGGTTATTTGCAGTCCCTATGTCAGAAATCGTTCGTTTGCATGCATCTTCTGGGACGACAGGAAGACCGACAGTAGTCGGTTATACTCGGCAAGATCTTGTAACTTGGGCCGAAGCAGTGGCAAGGTGTCTTTCGGCTTATGGTACCGATAAGAATGATATATTTCATGTTTCGTATGGATATGGTTTATTTACAGGCGGTTTGGGACTTCATTATGGAGTTGAGAATCTGGGAGCGACTGTGATTCCGATGTCGAGTGGTAATACGGCGAAGCAGATACAATTGATGCATGATTTTGGCCCTACAGCTATAGCCTGTACCCCTTCGTATGCTTTATATTTGGCTGATGCAATACGGGATTCGGGTATACCGAGAGAAGAGTTTAAGCTGCGTGTAGGTATGTTCGGTGCAGAACCCTGGACCGAAAATATGCGAAAAGAAATAGAGACAAAACTCGGAATTAAAGCATACGATATATATGGCTTAAGTGAAGTGATGGGGCCTGGAGTTTCACATGAATGTGAATGCCAGAATGGTGCCCATATCAGTGAAGACCATTTTTATCCCGAGATAATCGATCCTGATACTTTCGATCCTGTAGCCCCCGGTCAACAGGGAGAATTGGTTTTTACAACGATTACAAAGGAAGGTTTGCCTTTATTGAGATATCGAACAAAAGATCTTTGTTCTTTGATCTATGATAAATGCGAATGCGGTCGGACAACTGTGCGAATGACTCGTATCAAAGGTCGAAGTGACGACATGCTAATAATACGCGGTGTGAATGTATTCCCTTCTCAAGTTGAAAGTGTAATTCTCGAATTAGAGGAATTCGAGCCTCATTATATGTTAGTCGTAGACCGTAAAAATAACCTCGATACGTTAGAGGTGCAGGTAGAAGTACGGGAAAATTATTATTCTGATGAGATAAGCCAAATGATGGAATTAAAAAAGAAAATCGGCCACCGTTTACAAAGCGTATTGGGTTTGGCTGCTACGATAAAGCTGGTAGAACCGCGTAGTTTGGCTCGGAGTGAGGGTAAGTCGAAACGGGTTATCGACAATCGTAAGATGGAATAA
- a CDS encoding PspC domain-containing protein: MSEKKLTRSSNRMIAGICGGIAEYLNVDPTVVRLVTILIAFITGIIPLTLTYIISIFIIPDSKR, encoded by the coding sequence ATGAGCGAAAAAAAATTAACCCGATCGTCGAATAGGATGATAGCCGGTATTTGCGGCGGCATTGCCGAATACCTCAATGTAGACCCGACTGTAGTACGGTTGGTTACTATACTGATTGCTTTTATTACCGGTATCATTCCGTTAACATTAACTTACATCATCTCCATTTTTATTATTCCCGACTCCAAACGCTGA
- the uvrB gene encoding excinuclease ABC subunit UvrB: MEFKIVSPYKPTGDQPEAIEELSRGINDGIPYQTLLGVTGSGKTFTMANVIEKVQKPTLILSHNKTLAAQLYGEFKNFFPDNAVEYFVSYYDYYQPEAYIPTTDTYIEKDLAINDEIEKLRLSTTSSLLSGRKDVVVVSSVSCLYGIGNPEDFHSNVIELKTGMSIERNRFLRMLVDSLYSRNEIQLDRGNFRVKGDTVDIFLAYADTIIRVIFWGEEIESIESVDPISGHTLSIFNEYKIYPANLFVTTKERIDRAIGEIEIDLGKQVEYFNSIGKQLEAKRLQERVTYDLEMIREVGHCSGIENYSRYFDGRLAGTRPFCLMDYFPKDFLVIIDESHVTIPQIRAMYGGDFSRKSNLVEYGFRLPAAIDNRPLKFPEFEEMARQVIYVSATPADYELEKSEGIIVEQVIRPTGLLDPVIEVRPSLNQIDDLLEEIQLRIEKDERVLVTTLTKRMAEELNTYLLRLDIRCNYIHSDVDTLERIKIIDELRNGFYDVLVGVNLLREGLDLPEVSLVAILDADKEGFLRSHRSLTQTAGRAARNLNGMVIMYADKITESMQKTIDETNRRREKQLAYNETHHIIPQAIQKAKTSVLNRETGESISENKALYTDDFNPDISIAADPVIQYMTQEQLRKTIEKTRKAMVDAAKKMEFIEAARLRDELVILEERFAAKN, encoded by the coding sequence ATGGAATTTAAGATCGTATCACCATACAAACCTACCGGAGACCAGCCTGAAGCCATAGAAGAACTCAGCCGGGGCATAAATGACGGTATTCCGTACCAAACCCTACTCGGTGTTACGGGTTCGGGGAAGACATTTACGATGGCCAATGTGATCGAGAAAGTACAAAAACCGACCTTGATATTAAGCCACAACAAAACCTTAGCAGCACAACTTTACGGAGAATTTAAAAATTTCTTTCCAGATAATGCTGTCGAGTATTTCGTCTCGTATTACGATTATTATCAGCCTGAGGCATACATTCCTACGACCGATACTTATATCGAAAAAGACCTTGCTATTAATGACGAAATAGAAAAACTACGTCTTTCCACTACGTCTTCGTTACTTTCGGGAAGAAAAGATGTCGTTGTAGTATCTTCAGTATCGTGTCTGTACGGTATCGGAAATCCAGAAGATTTTCACAGCAACGTCATAGAATTGAAAACAGGCATGAGCATAGAACGTAATCGGTTTCTCAGGATGTTGGTAGATAGTCTCTACTCTCGCAATGAAATACAACTCGACCGGGGTAATTTTAGAGTAAAAGGCGATACGGTAGATATATTTCTCGCCTATGCCGATACGATTATCCGGGTCATATTCTGGGGAGAAGAAATCGAATCGATCGAAAGTGTAGACCCGATAAGCGGTCATACTCTTTCGATATTTAACGAATATAAAATATATCCGGCAAATCTTTTCGTAACGACTAAAGAACGTATCGACAGAGCTATCGGTGAAATCGAGATCGATTTGGGGAAACAGGTAGAATATTTTAATTCTATCGGTAAACAACTCGAAGCAAAACGGTTACAGGAAAGAGTCACTTATGACCTCGAAATGATACGGGAAGTAGGGCATTGCTCGGGAATAGAAAATTATTCCCGCTATTTCGACGGAAGATTAGCCGGCACACGCCCCTTTTGCCTAATGGATTATTTTCCGAAAGATTTTCTTGTCATCATTGACGAAAGCCATGTAACGATTCCTCAGATACGAGCTATGTACGGAGGGGATTTCTCCCGAAAATCGAATCTCGTAGAATATGGTTTCAGGTTGCCGGCAGCAATAGATAATCGACCTCTGAAGTTTCCCGAATTCGAAGAAATGGCCCGACAAGTCATTTACGTAAGCGCAACACCAGCTGATTATGAACTCGAAAAGAGCGAAGGGATTATCGTAGAACAGGTGATACGCCCCACCGGATTACTCGATCCGGTAATAGAAGTTCGCCCCAGCTTAAATCAGATTGACGATTTACTGGAGGAAATACAATTACGTATCGAAAAAGACGAAAGAGTATTGGTCACCACTCTCACCAAACGAATGGCAGAAGAATTAAACACCTATCTTTTGCGTCTCGATATACGTTGCAACTACATCCATTCTGATGTAGATACTCTCGAACGAATAAAGATAATAGACGAATTACGAAACGGATTTTATGACGTTTTAGTGGGGGTAAACCTATTACGCGAAGGGCTCGATCTTCCCGAAGTTTCCCTCGTTGCCATTCTCGATGCTGATAAAGAGGGATTTTTGCGTTCGCACAGGTCCCTTACCCAAACAGCGGGACGTGCCGCCCGTAACCTTAATGGAATGGTTATCATGTATGCCGATAAAATAACAGAAAGCATGCAGAAAACAATCGACGAAACAAATCGCAGAAGAGAAAAACAATTAGCCTATAACGAAACTCATCATATTATACCACAGGCAATACAAAAAGCCAAAACCTCGGTTTTAAACCGGGAAACAGGTGAATCGATTTCCGAAAACAAAGCTCTATACACCGATGATTTCAATCCCGACATCAGCATTGCTGCTGATCCCGTGATTCAGTATATGACACAAGAACAATTGAGGAAAACGATTGAGAAAACCCGAAAAGCGATGGTTGATGCAGCAAAAAAAATGGAATTTATCGAAGCTGCTCGCCTTCGTGACGAACTGGTCATTCTCGAAGAAAGATTTGCCGCAAAAAATTAA
- a CDS encoding formate--tetrahydrofolate ligase, with protein MKTDIEIARETKLSKIKKVALSVGISEDDVINYGKYIAKVPTELIDENKVKKNHLILVTSISPTRKGIGKTTVSIGLALGLNKIGKKAIVALREPSLGPCFGVKGGAAGGGYAQVLPMEDINLHFTGDFHAITSAHNMIAALLDNYLYQNREQGHILKNIVWRRVLDVNDRSLRQIITGLGGNSNGIPAEAGFDITPASELMAILCLAKDLNDLRRRIDNIILGYRFDDTPFTVKELGTGGSIVALLKNAINPNLVQTTENTAAFVHGGPFANIAHGCNSINATKMALTFGEYVITEAGFGADLGAEKFFNIKCRQSGLNPDLTVVVATLQGLKLHGEVPDKEIEMPNTEGVKRGLGNLKKHLKNLQSFGQTLLVAINRFANDTEEELEIIKDFCRKENVHFAVNNAFAKGGEGARKLAEEAVKCIENNPSEILQFTYTNEDAPKIKIEKIARNIYGAGEVIFSDKAKKKLALVEKLGLTHYPICIAKTQFSFTNDPKKTGLEENFDFVINDIIINNGAEFLVAMGGDIMRMPGLPKNPSANHIDVVNGEITGLS; from the coding sequence ATGAAAACTGACATTGAAATCGCCCGCGAGACTAAGCTCAGCAAAATTAAAAAGGTCGCTTTATCTGTAGGAATCTCAGAAGACGACGTAATCAATTACGGAAAATATATTGCAAAAGTCCCTACCGAGCTAATCGATGAAAATAAAGTAAAAAAAAATCATCTCATACTGGTTACGTCAATTTCTCCTACACGGAAAGGAATTGGGAAAACAACTGTAAGTATCGGCTTAGCTCTTGGGTTGAATAAAATCGGTAAAAAAGCGATTGTAGCATTACGAGAGCCTTCTTTAGGTCCCTGTTTCGGTGTAAAGGGGGGGGCTGCAGGAGGAGGGTATGCACAAGTACTTCCCATGGAAGATATCAACCTGCATTTTACAGGAGATTTTCATGCGATTACTTCTGCACATAATATGATAGCAGCTTTACTCGACAATTACCTTTATCAAAACCGGGAACAAGGTCATATTCTTAAAAACATTGTCTGGAGACGTGTGCTCGATGTAAACGATCGTTCCCTTCGTCAAATCATAACCGGATTGGGAGGTAATTCAAACGGGATTCCTGCCGAGGCCGGTTTCGATATTACACCAGCCTCTGAACTAATGGCCATCCTTTGTTTAGCAAAAGATCTGAATGATCTACGTCGCAGAATCGACAATATAATATTAGGATATCGTTTCGATGATACCCCTTTCACTGTTAAAGAGCTGGGAACAGGCGGTTCTATTGTCGCACTATTAAAGAACGCAATAAACCCCAATCTGGTACAAACAACCGAAAATACAGCTGCTTTTGTGCATGGAGGTCCATTCGCTAACATCGCTCATGGCTGTAATTCGATAAATGCTACGAAAATGGCTCTTACATTCGGTGAATATGTTATTACTGAAGCCGGTTTTGGAGCTGACCTCGGAGCCGAAAAATTCTTTAATATAAAATGCCGTCAATCAGGCCTAAATCCCGATCTTACAGTAGTTGTAGCAACCCTACAAGGATTAAAACTCCACGGAGAAGTTCCCGACAAAGAAATTGAAATGCCTAACACCGAAGGTGTAAAACGAGGATTAGGTAACTTGAAAAAACACCTGAAAAATCTTCAATCTTTCGGGCAAACTTTATTAGTGGCTATAAATCGTTTTGCAAATGATACCGAAGAAGAACTCGAAATAATAAAAGATTTTTGTCGAAAAGAAAATGTGCATTTTGCTGTGAACAACGCTTTTGCCAAAGGCGGTGAAGGAGCCCGTAAACTGGCAGAAGAAGCTGTGAAATGCATCGAAAACAATCCCTCGGAGATACTGCAGTTTACCTATACTAACGAAGATGCTCCAAAAATAAAAATAGAAAAAATCGCTCGTAACATATACGGAGCGGGTGAAGTCATCTTTAGTGATAAGGCCAAGAAAAAGCTGGCACTTGTCGAGAAACTCGGACTGACTCACTATCCTATTTGTATCGCAAAAACACAATTTTCATTTACCAACGACCCTAAAAAAACAGGTTTAGAAGAAAATTTCGACTTTGTTATCAATGACATTATCATTAATAACGGAGCCGAATTTCTTGTCGCAATGGGAGGTGATATCATGAGAATGCCGGGATTACCCAAAAATCCTTCGGCAAACCACATCGATGTGGTAAACGGCGAAATTACCGGTCTGAGCTAA
- a CDS encoding YgiQ family radical SAM protein, translated as MREYKLQDWLPTTKKEIELRGWDRPDVILFSGDAYIDHPSFGSAVIGRVLEAQGLRVAIVPQPNWRDDLRDFRKLGEPRLFFGISAGAMDSMVNHYTANKRLRSDDAYTPDGRPGMRPDYPTIVYSQILKKIYPHIPVVIGGIEASLRRLTHYDYWEDRLRPGILTESGADMLIYGMGEKPIKELINRLQKGDQFHSITDVKQTVVLTEKDRIPKEKESDTDVLLASHEECLKNKRLQSENFKYIEEESNKYEARRLWQVCGNKVLLVNPPFPPMDETEIDASFDLPYTRLPHPRYKGKTIPAYEMIKFSVNLHRGCFGGCAFCTISAHQGKFIASRSKRSILNEVKQIIEMPDFKGYLSDLGGPSANMYKMKGHNTDICRKCKRPSCIHPAICSNLDNDHRPLLDIYRSVDSIKGIKKSFIGSGVRYDLLQHRNKDENINNASSQYTRELICNHVSGRLKVAPEHTSDNVLSVMRKPSFKQFESFKKTFDRINNENGLRQQLIPYFISSHPGCQEEDMAELAAITKNMNFHLEQVQDFTPTPMTLATEIYYSGYHPYTGEKLYTAHTRDEKLKQRQFFFWYKPESRKEIQKILSNMGRRDLLQCLYGNAHPIKDFVPDNPKSKKKRTHKS; from the coding sequence ATGAGAGAATACAAATTACAGGATTGGCTACCAACAACTAAAAAAGAGATCGAACTACGCGGGTGGGACCGACCCGATGTAATTCTGTTTTCAGGAGACGCTTACATCGACCACCCTTCTTTCGGATCTGCGGTTATCGGGCGTGTACTCGAAGCCCAAGGGTTACGCGTCGCAATCGTGCCACAACCTAATTGGCGCGATGATTTACGTGACTTCCGAAAGTTGGGAGAACCCCGTCTTTTTTTTGGAATTTCAGCCGGCGCTATGGATTCCATGGTCAACCATTATACTGCGAACAAAAGACTACGTTCCGACGATGCTTATACCCCAGATGGTCGCCCCGGCATGCGACCCGATTACCCGACTATCGTTTATAGCCAGATTCTGAAAAAAATATATCCTCATATACCTGTTGTTATCGGTGGTATAGAGGCCTCATTACGAAGACTTACCCATTATGATTATTGGGAAGACCGTCTGCGGCCAGGCATACTCACAGAAAGCGGAGCGGACATGCTAATTTACGGCATGGGAGAAAAACCGATAAAAGAACTGATAAACCGATTACAAAAAGGAGATCAATTCCACTCAATTACAGATGTAAAACAGACTGTCGTATTAACAGAAAAAGACCGAATACCGAAAGAAAAAGAATCGGACACGGACGTATTACTGGCTTCACACGAAGAATGCCTAAAAAATAAACGTCTGCAATCGGAAAATTTCAAATATATTGAGGAAGAATCTAATAAATACGAAGCACGCCGACTTTGGCAAGTATGCGGAAATAAAGTATTACTGGTTAATCCACCTTTTCCACCTATGGACGAAACGGAAATCGATGCCTCATTCGATTTACCGTACACTCGCTTACCTCATCCCAGATATAAAGGCAAAACTATCCCGGCTTACGAAATGATTAAATTTTCGGTAAATTTACACCGAGGTTGTTTCGGGGGATGTGCATTTTGTACAATTTCCGCACATCAAGGGAAATTTATTGCTTCACGTTCGAAAAGGTCGATTCTTAACGAGGTAAAACAAATTATCGAAATGCCCGACTTTAAAGGCTATCTAAGCGATTTAGGTGGACCATCGGCCAACATGTACAAAATGAAAGGACATAACACTGATATTTGCCGTAAATGCAAACGGCCGTCCTGCATTCATCCCGCAATCTGTTCCAATCTCGATAACGACCACCGTCCCTTACTCGATATATACCGATCGGTTGATTCGATAAAAGGCATTAAAAAATCATTTATCGGCAGTGGTGTACGGTATGACTTACTACAACATCGGAATAAAGATGAAAATATAAACAATGCCAGTAGCCAATATACACGAGAATTGATATGCAACCATGTTTCGGGACGACTTAAAGTAGCTCCAGAACATACATCAGATAATGTTTTATCGGTAATGCGGAAACCCTCTTTCAAACAATTCGAATCGTTTAAAAAGACTTTTGACCGAATAAATAACGAAAATGGACTACGCCAACAACTGATTCCCTATTTTATTTCGAGTCACCCCGGCTGCCAAGAAGAAGATATGGCTGAGCTGGCGGCCATTACTAAAAATATGAATTTTCACCTCGAACAAGTTCAAGATTTCACACCGACTCCCATGACACTGGCAACCGAAATTTATTATAGCGGATATCACCCTTATACCGGAGAAAAACTATACACAGCCCATACGCGTGATGAAAAACTGAAACAAAGACAATTTTTCTTTTGGTACAAACCCGAATCAAGAAAAGAAATACAGAAAATCTTGTCGAATATGGGTCGACGAGACTTACTTCAATGTCTGTACGGGAATGCTCATCCGATAAAAGATTTTGTACCTGATAATCCTAAAAGCAAGAAAAAAAGGACACATAAATCATAA